A window of Flammeovirga kamogawensis genomic DNA:
CCTATTACAGTTTTACAAGATCGAACGCGTAAGATAATTGAGAGTGGCTATGTAATGAGTGGCGGTGAAGTTGATTTTAAAGAATTAAAAAAACCTACTAGGGAGGTAGCTGCATTAGCATCATCTTTTCAGGAAATGTATGAGATGATTCAAAATCAATTTGCAGAGTTAGAGCAAGGTAACCGGAAATTAAAAAATTCTAAAAAGAAATTGATGGAGACAAATAGAGTCAAAGATCAATTTTTTTCAATAATATCTCATGATTTAAAAGGGCCGATTAATACTCAGTTAGGTTTTTTGAAGCTTTTAATGGAAAGGTCTGATGCTTTTTCTCCTGAAGAAATTCAGATTTTAGCAAAGGAAATGCATGGCTCAATGAAGAACTTAATGGGACTTATGGAAAACCTTTTAGCATGGTCTAGATCAGAGTCTCAAGCATTAAATTTTGATATAGTAAAAACGGATATTGGTAGTATAATCAATAGAAATGTAGATTTACTTCGTCCTGTTGCTAAAGAGAAATCTATTTTACTTAATGCAGAAATAAATCATGATAAATCTATACTTGCAGATCAGAATAGCTTGGATTGTGTTTTAAGAAATATAATATCGAATGCAATTAAGTTTACATCTGCTAATGGTAAAGGTATAATTACAATAGCGACATCAAATTTTGAAGATAAGGTAGAAGTTTCTGTTACAGATAATGGAAATGGAATGACTGAAAAAGAACTGAAAAAGCTATTAGACACTTCGGTTCAATTTTCTAAAAAAGGAACAGCAAGAGAAAAGGGTGTTGGCTTAGGGATGATCTTAGTACAAGACTTTGTAAAAAGAAATAAAGGCGAATTATTTATAGATAGTCAGCCAAATATAGGTACTAGGTGTTCTATATTATTTGACACCTATAAAGTAGCTCAAAATAAAAAAGGGAGTGTACCACAAACTGTGTAAACTCTCGAATCTTGAAATGTGAGTAAGTCATATTTCTCCCTTTAAAGAGAAAATTGACTTACTCACTGTTCAAGGTCAACTTGACTCTTTCAATTAAGTGTACAGTTTATTTAATTTAGAATTTAAAACTGATACACCATGAACAAAGAAGATTTATTAAACGACAACTTTTTAAAACAATTCAAGTCAGCAGAAGATTTAAGTTCCTTCATGAAGCAACTTCAAAAAAGAGCTTTGGAGAAAATGCTTGAAGGTGAAATTGAAGCCCATCTTGGTTATC
This region includes:
- a CDS encoding HAMP domain-containing sensor histidine kinase, which produces MNYGSLRGRILTVFISFSVLFSCISFITYKYIHRSEELDQVKAWLMHLEVSVLDLIKQDASDIVTDLSVNYISEESLEEFVNSRENRVALVSVSIDKLLNHEQINEWGLESNLFFIDSLIDQYNKQVHELILAKKSLGSDSTGLYGSMYKNAQILSDLPKMNYVRLYDEMQLNGMKYLLDPKTSYVLSINRSAGQLQYELEKDGELKHFSKAVEEYLKSYNEIVLIHYKIGNNNREGLKGKLNNTASYVESEFDSLSTDVSKRFLTLMWKIKFSYLLVSLVAVLFTVVVGYYTASRVSNPITVLQDRTRKIIESGYVMSGGEVDFKELKKPTREVAALASSFQEMYEMIQNQFAELEQGNRKLKNSKKKLMETNRVKDQFFSIISHDLKGPINTQLGFLKLLMERSDAFSPEEIQILAKEMHGSMKNLMGLMENLLAWSRSESQALNFDIVKTDIGSIINRNVDLLRPVAKEKSILLNAEINHDKSILADQNSLDCVLRNIISNAIKFTSANGKGIITIATSNFEDKVEVSVTDNGNGMTEKELKKLLDTSVQFSKKGTAREKGVGLGMILVQDFVKRNKGELFIDSQPNIGTRCSILFDTYKVAQNKKGSVPQTV